The uncultured Desulfobulbus sp. genome window below encodes:
- a CDS encoding sulfite exporter TauE/SafE family protein produces the protein MDLSMNLYLPIAGASVNCLAIFGLGGVVGLLSGIFGVGGGFLMTPLLIMLGIPPTVAAASDSNQIVGASTSGTLAHFRQGNVDIKMGLLLLIGGIVGGTLGVQVIAFLRKMGNADFLITVTYVLMLGFVGGYMFLESLQSMRKSKQEGSVEVEPKESLYAKLIGILPFQMDFERSGIRLSLFMPFVLGILVGVLAAIMGVGGGFIMVPVMVYLLRMPMHVVVGTSLFQILFTCMNVTVMQAAKNHTVDFVLALLLLIGSAIGAQIGAKVGKKLGGEHLKILLATLVLVVMVKMLCDLLITPDILLSYAGGH, from the coding sequence ATGGATCTTTCAATGAATCTTTACCTCCCCATAGCCGGAGCCAGCGTCAATTGTCTGGCGATTTTCGGTCTTGGTGGAGTGGTCGGCCTCCTGTCGGGCATCTTCGGTGTCGGCGGTGGCTTCCTCATGACCCCGCTCCTGATTATGCTGGGGATTCCCCCCACAGTGGCAGCGGCATCGGACTCCAATCAGATTGTCGGTGCCTCGACCTCTGGAACGCTGGCCCACTTTCGCCAGGGCAATGTGGATATCAAGATGGGGCTGCTGTTGCTCATTGGCGGTATTGTCGGGGGTACCCTGGGCGTTCAGGTGATTGCCTTTTTACGAAAGATGGGCAACGCTGATTTTCTCATCACCGTAACCTACGTCCTGATGCTTGGCTTTGTCGGCGGTTATATGTTTCTTGAAAGCCTACAATCCATGCGCAAATCCAAGCAGGAGGGAAGTGTTGAGGTTGAGCCAAAAGAATCGCTCTATGCGAAACTGATCGGTATTCTTCCCTTTCAAATGGATTTTGAGCGCTCAGGTATTCGCCTCTCCCTGTTTATGCCCTTTGTTTTAGGCATCCTCGTTGGCGTGCTTGCCGCGATCATGGGCGTTGGTGGCGGTTTTATCATGGTTCCGGTGATGGTCTATCTGCTGCGCATGCCCATGCATGTCGTCGTTGGTACCTCCCTTTTCCAGATTCTTTTTACCTGTATGAACGTCACCGTGATGCAGGCTGCCAAAAATCACACGGTGGATTTCGTTTTGGCTCTGCTCCTCTTGATCGGCTCGGCCATTGGCGCTCAGATTGGGGCCAAGGTGGGGAAAAAACTTGGTGGTGAGCATCTAAAAATTCTGCTGGCAACCCTGGTCTTGGTGGTCATGGTCAAGATGCTCTGCGATCTTCTGATTACGCCTGATATTCTTTTAAGCTATGCGGGAGGACATTAA
- a CDS encoding universal stress protein → MEKILVALDTKHGAWAALSHACSLAERMDVELYVLLVHPSSKEKQNSAEFALEAAIKSRLELLLEAAKNKGIRINYFVSEGTYEEEIIQFVNHYRIGLLVCETTGSAARISAKEALFLRALRHRLRCKLEVVAAGKAPLLAENLPPMT, encoded by the coding sequence ATGGAAAAAATACTGGTAGCTCTGGATACAAAACATGGTGCATGGGCAGCGCTTTCCCATGCCTGTTCCTTGGCCGAACGGATGGATGTGGAGCTCTATGTGCTTCTGGTGCATCCCTCTTCTAAAGAGAAGCAAAATTCTGCGGAGTTCGCCCTGGAGGCGGCGATAAAAAGCCGTCTTGAATTGTTGCTGGAAGCAGCCAAAAACAAGGGGATCAGGATCAATTATTTTGTCAGCGAAGGAACGTATGAAGAAGAGATCATTCAATTTGTCAACCATTACCGGATAGGGCTTCTGGTCTGTGAAACGACAGGTTCCGCAGCCAGGATCAGTGCCAAAGAGGCTCTTTTTTTGCGAGCCCTGCGTCACCGGTTGCGTTGCAAACTGGAGGTTGTGGCTGCCGGTAAGGCTCCCTTGCTTGCCGAGAACCTGCCTCCAATGACGTAA